Proteins encoded in a region of the Vitis riparia cultivar Riparia Gloire de Montpellier isolate 1030 chromosome 7, EGFV_Vit.rip_1.0, whole genome shotgun sequence genome:
- the LOC117918760 gene encoding bet1-like SNARE 1-1, translating to MNSRRDYRGNRIALFDGIEEGGIRASSSYSSHEIDEHDNERAVDGLQDRVNLLKRLTGDIHEEVESHNRMLDRVGNDMDASRGILSGTMDRFKMVFETRSSRRMFTLVASFVVIFLIIYYLTR from the exons GGATTACCGTGGCAATAGAATTGCCCTTTTTGATGGCATTGAGGAGGGTGGTATCAGGGCCTCATCTTCCTACTCCTCCCATGAAATAGATGAGCATGATAATGAAAGAGCAGTGGATGGACTGCAAGATAGAGTTAATCTGCTGAAGCGA TTGACAGGTGATATACATGAGGAGGTTGAGAGTCATAACCGCATGCTGGATCGAGTG GGCAATGATATGGACGCTTCAAGGGGAATCCTATCAGGAACTATGGATCGATTTAAAATG GTATTTGAGACAAGATCAAGCCGGAGGATGTTTACACTTGTGGCATCATTCGTGGTTATTTTTCTAATCATATACTATCTCACTAGGTGA